A region from the Rhizoctonia solani chromosome 13, complete sequence genome encodes:
- a CDS encoding RNA recognition motif protein, whose translation MNGAKIYVGNLSWNTNDDTLRNVFSQYGNVLDSIVMRDRETGRSRGFGFVTYATQDEATGAIATANGIDLDGRQIKVNLANARGSGGAGGPGGPGAMYPPQPGFGGGYPGFPGSGYGGGGGKFPSMLSSIWANDGAAPYGGAGFGGYQPPQGNAGFGGFNQGPAGYGAPPNQFPPNQGGYPGQY comes from the exons ATGAACGGTGCTAAAATCTATGTCG GCAATCTCTCGTGGAACACCAATGATGATACGCTGCGAAAC GTTTTCAGTCAATATGGCAATGTCCTCGAC AGTATCGTCATGCGCGACCGCGAGACCGGTCGTTCCCGCGGATTCGGCTTTGTGACCTATGCTACCCAGGACGAGGCTACTGGTGCTATTGCTAC CGCCAACGGAATTGACCTCGATGGGCGCCAAATTAAAGTCAATCTTGCCAACGCTCGTGGGAGCGGGGGAGCAGGTGGCCCAGGCGGACCTGGGGCCATGTATCCTCCGCAGCCTGGATTTGGAGGTGGATACCCAGGCTTCCCAGGGAGCGGATACGGTGGTGGCGGAGGCAAGTTCCCCTCTATGCTCTCTAGCATCTGGGCTAACGACGGTGCAGCTCCGTATGGCGGTGCTGGATTTGGCGGATACCAGCCTCCCCAAGGAAATGCCGGTTTTGGAG GCTTCAATCAAGGTCCTGCTGGCTACGGCGCACCGCCTAACCAGTTCCCGCCCAACCAAGGCGGGTACCCTGGCCAATATTAG
- a CDS encoding ATP-NAD kinase: MTPDTETFSTPPTTPMPPAPAAQSQPMAGRRPSQLQFTSTAEAHPEIQVEVEQDDHNSTPNLKSSPLPVGKSSSLPLPGPVGKAIQGALKSPCFVHSLLDKGASLSDWLKQQPQPHLPHPMPSPPVSGSSSEPDYDDEEEEEYSSSLTRQLAETAVGVREMSKQLGRARVHSKINNVLIITKARDNRLSKLTRELALMLMTKEREDGRGLVVYVDSQLRNSKRFDAAGLERDYPELFVPIRQPRRRSSSSTSLASSHHTGSVSSLRMTAMSSRNSSTDNLSLPPSEGQLRYWTSDMCIRSPHLFDFVVTLGGDGTVLFASWLFQRIVPPILPFALGSLGFLTNFDFADYKAVMDGAIDNGIRVNLRMRFSCTVYRSVNPDECRSRKAVKRAETGEILMKSLEKGGGWEALEAGYGGSGPTAGGKDKEIMCLTTRPVETFEVLNDLVIDRGPSPYVSMLELFGDEHHMTTVQGDGLTVSTPTGSTAYSLSAGGSLVHPEIPAILITPICPHTLSFRPMLLPDSMELRVCVPYNSRSTAWASFDGRGRVELKPGDHIKVTASKYPFPTVCNDKQSTDWFHSISRTFKWNERERQKSFVMVEEDAPSASSQSRAQAVKKRGDEGEEEEEEEEEKYDIDDSSPEAAVTTTANNNNNSNHNGNNAPSVPEPEQEGRGKGLAAVAARAINRDNIVESHFTNKSGYDSPDRFRVPHPHPPKVHFRHTVEGAPTYQGAPRPQDGPTSRSQDANPDAKTPRPGDTHSHSHSHSNSNSHAPQYAPQSQPQSQSQSQAYHASIEQDGRPHSAGIQHHHHHSPHYPHSSRSHREHHRDRAPNTAPPDRRAFAVWGQDESDSNTSDGEV, encoded by the exons ATGACACCCGATACCGAAACGTTCTCCACACCTCCGACGACTCCTATGCCGCCTGCACCCGCGGCCCAATCACAGCCGATGGCAGGGCGCCGCCCGAGCCAACTGCAATTCACATCGACAGCGGAAGCGCATCCCGAGATCCAGGTCGAGGTCGAACAAGACGACCACAATAGCACTCCAAACCTCAAATCGTCGCCGCTTCCGGTTGGAAAATCATCGTCGTTGCCGTTACCAGGTCCGGTGGGGAAAGCGATCCAGGGTGCACTCAAGTCGCCGTGTTTTGTCCATTCGTTGCTCGACAAGGGCGCGTCGCTCTCTGATTGGCTCAAGCAGCAACCACAACCACACCTACCCCATCCCATGCCGTCTCCCCCCGTGTCTGGATCGAGCAGCGAGCCGGACTAtgacgacgaggaagaggaagagtaCTCGAGCAGTCTTACTAGGCAGTTGGCCGAGACTGCGGTCGGGGTCAGAGAGATGAGTAAGCAGCTTG GCCGAGCGAGGGTCCACAGCAAGATCAACAATGTCCTGATCATCACCAAGGCCCGGGACAATAGACTTAGCAAATTGACGCGAGAACTGGCTCTGATGCTCATGACGAAAGAACGAGAAGATGGACGTGGTCTGGTCGT ATACGTCGACTCGCAGCTCCGCAACTCGAAGCGATTCGACGCTGCCGGACTAGAGCGAGATTATCCCGAATTATTCGTGCCTATCCGACAACCACGCCGTCGTTCCTCCTCATCGACCTCTCTTGCCTCATCCCACCATACAGGCTCGGTCTCTTCCCTCCGAATGACGGCCATGTCATCCCGCAACTCGTCTACCGATAACCTGTCCCTCCCACCCTCCGAAGGCCAACTGCGCTACTGGACATCCGACATGTGCATTCGCTCTCCCCACTTGTTCGATTTCGTCGTCACTCTTGGCGGAGACGGAACCGTCCTCTTTGCCTCTTGGCTCTTCCAGCGCATCGTCCCGCCCATTCTCCCGTTCGCACTCGGCTCCCTCGGTTTCCTCACAAACTTTGATTTCGCGGATTATAAAGCCGTCATGGACGGCGCAATCGATAATGGAATCCGCGTCAACCTTCGCATGCGATTTAGTTGCACCGTCTACCGGTCCGTCAACCCGGACGAATGTCGGTCCCGCAAAGCCGTCAAGCGCGCCGAGACGGGCGAGATATTAATGAAGAGTTTGGAAAAGGGTGGAGGCTGGGAAGCTCTCGAGGCCGGCTACGGCGGGAGCGGGCCCACCGCTGGCGGCAAGGACAAGGAGATCATGTGTCTTACGACCCGGCCCGTCGAGACGTTTGAGGTCTTGAACGATCTTGTCATCGATCGTGGCCCGAGTCCGTATGTCTCGATGCTCGAGTTGTTTG GCGACGAGCATCATATGACGACTGTCCAGGGAGACGGATTGACGGTTTCCACACCCACCGGATCGACCGCATACTCG TTATCTGCAGGCGGGTCGCTCGTCCATCCCGAAATCCCGGCGATCCTCATAACACCCATCTGCCCGCACACTCTATCCTTCCGTCCGATGCTTTTACCCGACAGCATGGAACTGCGCGTCTGTGTGCCCTACAACTCGAGAAGCACCGCTTGGGCCAGCTTTGATGGCCGAGGCCGGGTCGAACTCAAAC CCGGCGACCATATAAAAGTGACCGCCTCGAAGTACCCGTTCCCGACCGTGTGCAACGATAAACAGTCGACCGACTGGTTCCATTCCATTTCGCGCACGTTTAAATGGAACGAGCGCGAGCGCCAAAAGTCGTTTGTCATGGTTGAAGAAGACGCCCCCTCGGCTTCTTCTCAGTCCCGGGCCCAAGCTGTTAAGAAAAGGGGAGATGagggggaggaagaagaggaagaagaggaggagaaATATGATATTGATGATTCGAGTCCCGAGGCTGCTGTCACTACCACcgccaacaacaacaacaacagcaaccaCAACGGTAACAACGCCCCTTCTGTACCAGAACCAGAACaagaaggaagaggaaaAGGTTTAGCAGCTGTCGCAGCTCGTGCGATCAACAGAGACAACATTGTCGAGTCGCACTTTACAAACAAGTCGGGCTACGACTCGCCCGACCGGTTCCGTGTCCCGCACCCTCATCCGCCCAAGGTCCATTTCAGACACACGGTCGAGGGCGCTCCGACGTATCAGGGAGCACCGAGACCTCAAGATGGTCCGACTTCAAGATCCCAGGACGCGAATCCGGACGCTAAAACTCCTCGCCCGGGAGACACCCATTCCCATTCCCACTCTCATTCAAACTCAAATTCACATGCACCGCAGTATGCCCCCCAATCCCAACCCCAATCCCAATCCCAATCCCAAGCGTACCACGCGAGCATCGAGCAAGACGGTCGACCGCACAGCGCGGGGATCCaacaccaccaccaccactcgcCGCATTACCCGCATTCGTCCCGGTCCCATCGCGAGCACCATCGCGACCGCGCGCCAAACACCGCTCCGCCCGATCGGAGGGCGTTTGCGGTGTGGGGCCAGGACGAGAGCGATAGTAATACGAGTGATGGGGAGGTCTGA
- a CDS encoding SKG6 domain-containing protein, whose translation MLYRQHAAPSRIVGHSTMKWYPDAKDSKGMLGAGAGTTIRYTPSDTTTTPDQMAAALGGHTDYHTACNAFEKLLNSTSSAVSGTGTATPGPSASASSDSGSKAPIGAIVGGVVGGVVALIIAILVLVLWRRNRKRETVGPSSVSLFSGDRTTMVEQQARPYSGYSHPQGTFGHHDSSFGAPNYAAATVPYQGNGMNSPGVPSGGLKGDGSYNKHPEPMSTPY comes from the exons ATGCTATATCGCCAACATGCAGCTCCCTCGCGGATTGTCGGACATTCAACGATGAAGTG GtacccagatgccaaagaCTCCAAGGGGATGCTGGGTGCTGGTGCGGGAACCACAATCCGCTACAC CCCATCGGATACTACAACGACTCCAGATCAAATGGCAGCAGCTCTCGGTGGTCACACGG ATTACCACACGGCCTGCAATGCGTTTGAAAAGTTGCTGAACAGCACATCCTCGGCCGTTAGTGGGACGGGTACTGCCACCCCGGGTCCCTCGGCATCGGCATCAAGCGATAGCGGTTCCAAAGCGCCCATCGGTGCTATCGTCGGTGGTG TTGTTGGCGGAGTTGTTGCACTCATCATTGCTATACTTGTCCTTGTATTGTGGAGGCGTAACCGCAAGAGAGAGACTGTTGGGCCATCCAGCGTATCGCTCTTCTCGGGCGATAGGACAACCATGGTAGAGCAACAAGCTCGCCCTTATTCCGGTTACAGCCATCCACAAGGAACTTTTGGTCATCACGACAGTTCATTCGGTGCTCCCAATTATGCCGCCGCAACCGTGCCATACCAGGGTAACGGTATGAATTCCCCGGGAGTACCTTCCGGTGGTTTGAAAGGCGATGGCTCCTACAATAAACACCCAGAGCCAATGTCAACTCCTTACTAA